From one Triticum urartu cultivar G1812 chromosome 3, Tu2.1, whole genome shotgun sequence genomic stretch:
- the LOC125548992 gene encoding cysteine proteinase inhibitor 4-like, with amino-acid sequence MARLIGASGACALLVVLLAACAASAARTEPGAARQLWDDGRKVGGRTEVRDVEDDKEVQELGRYSVEEHNRRREEGCEGGGVCGRLEFARVVSAQRQVVSGIKYYLRVAAAEENGAGSNVVSDGRVFDAVVVVKPWLQSRALVRFAPADAK; translated from the coding sequence ATGGCTCGGTTGATCGGTGCTTCCGGCGCCTGCGCGCTGCTGGTCGTCCTGCTCGCGGCGTGCGCCGCGTCCGCCGCGCGCACCGAGCCGGGTGCCGCGCGGCAGCTGTGGGACGACGGGAGGAAGGTGGGGGGAAGGACGGAGGTGAGGGACGTGGAGGACGACAAGGAGGTACAGGAGCTGGGCCGTTACTCCGTCGAAGAACACAACCGGCGACGGGAGGAGGGCTGCGAGGGCGGCGGCGTCTGCGGGCGGCTGGAGTTCGCCCGCGTGGTGTCGGCGCAGCGCCAGGTGGTCTCCGGGATCAAGTACTACCTCCGCGTCGCGGCCGCCGAGGAGAACGGCGCGGGGAGCAACGTCGTCAGCGACGGCCGCGTGTTCGACGCCGTGGTGGTCGTCAAGCCCTGGCTCCAGTCCCGCGCGCTCGTCAGGTTCGCGCCGGCCGACGCCAAATGA